In the Rhizobium sp. CB3090 genome, one interval contains:
- a CDS encoding IclR family transcriptional regulator codes for MRENRRGRETGTLGKLMALVDLVALADRPMRFTDILSLSDQPRGTLHRQLSHLVEEGLLETDRDGCYLPGIRLLSLASRSWARNEFRTVAEPHLRLLQAQTGETVHLGVLRGMEVIYLDKVEGRQSVRMYSQIGNASPAYCTGVGKAALSALDDISFEARVAGLEFHAYTEHTHRSVADLRADINDIRLRGCAFDREEHENGICCVAAPIHSDDNEMLAGVSVTGPAYRVTSEKLQEWAPLVRAAAAAIMQDMRSRLGPRR; via the coding sequence ATGCGGGAAAACCGTCGCGGCCGGGAAACCGGTACGCTCGGCAAGCTCATGGCGCTCGTCGATCTCGTTGCGCTGGCCGATCGCCCGATGCGTTTCACCGACATCCTGTCTCTCTCCGACCAGCCGCGGGGCACGCTGCATAGGCAATTGTCGCACCTCGTCGAAGAAGGGCTGCTGGAGACCGATCGCGACGGATGTTATCTGCCCGGCATCAGGCTCTTGAGCCTTGCCTCCCGCAGTTGGGCGCGCAATGAATTCCGCACCGTCGCCGAGCCGCATCTGCGCCTATTGCAGGCGCAGACCGGTGAAACCGTGCACCTCGGAGTCCTGCGCGGCATGGAGGTCATCTATCTCGACAAGGTCGAAGGCCGGCAGTCCGTGCGGATGTATTCGCAGATCGGCAATGCCTCGCCGGCCTATTGCACCGGCGTCGGCAAAGCCGCTTTGTCCGCGCTCGACGATATCAGCTTCGAAGCGCGTGTCGCCGGGCTCGAGTTTCACGCCTACACCGAGCATACCCATCGTAGCGTGGCGGATCTCCGGGCCGACATCAATGACATCAGGCTGCGCGGCTGCGCTTTTGATCGCGAAGAGCACGAGAACGGCATATGCTGTGTCGCCGCGCCGATTCACTCGGATGACAACGAAATGCTGGCCGGCGTCTCGGTGACTGGCCCCGCCTACCGCGTTACGTCGGAAAAATTGCAGGAATGGGCGCCTTTGGTAAGAGCAGCGGCGGCCGCGATCATGCAGGATATGCGCAGTCGGCTCGGTCCCAGGCGCTAA
- a CDS encoding SDR family oxidoreductase, with product MTEAVAQFPDLRDRTVLITGGGSGIGAALVEAFAQQGAKVAFIDIAEEPSKALVARLSPRSAHPVAFYHADLRDVGAIKSTVAAVETDLGAIRVLVNNAAWDDRHEIDTTTEEYWDNNQAINLKQVFFVSQAAAPGMRGAGGGAIINFSSIVFKMNPPHLSAYATAKAGVIGLTKSLAGRFGPENIRVNAVLPGMVVTERQMELWLTEEAIAKTVERQCLKHVLKAADLVGPTLFLASNCSGSITAQSVIVDGGIF from the coding sequence TTGACCGAGGCAGTGGCACAATTTCCCGATCTCAGGGATCGCACCGTTCTGATCACCGGCGGAGGTTCCGGTATCGGCGCCGCACTTGTCGAAGCTTTTGCCCAACAGGGTGCCAAGGTCGCCTTCATTGACATAGCAGAGGAGCCGAGCAAGGCGCTTGTCGCCCGGCTTTCTCCGCGATCGGCGCATCCCGTCGCCTTCTATCATGCCGACCTGCGCGATGTCGGTGCCATTAAAAGCACCGTCGCCGCCGTCGAAACCGATCTTGGCGCGATTCGCGTCCTCGTCAACAATGCAGCCTGGGACGACCGGCACGAGATCGACACGACGACCGAGGAGTATTGGGACAACAACCAGGCGATCAACCTCAAGCAGGTTTTTTTCGTCTCGCAGGCGGCAGCGCCGGGCATGCGTGGCGCCGGCGGCGGGGCGATCATCAATTTCTCGTCGATCGTCTTCAAGATGAACCCGCCGCATCTTTCCGCCTACGCAACCGCAAAGGCGGGCGTCATCGGCCTGACCAAGAGCCTTGCCGGCCGCTTCGGACCGGAAAATATCCGCGTCAACGCGGTCTTGCCGGGCATGGTGGTCACCGAGCGGCAGATGGAACTTTGGCTGACGGAAGAAGCCATAGCCAAGACGGTCGAGCGCCAGTGCCTCAAACATGTTCTAAAGGCCGCCGATCTGGTCGGCCCAACGCTTTTTCTCGCGTCCAACTGCTCCGGCAGTATCACGGCGCAGTCCGTCATTGTCGACGGAGGTATTTTCTAG
- a CDS encoding autoinducer binding domain-containing protein yields MAALVQAGKPPRGEDYIDEISGLKTQFDVFRFMKRLTEAYRCRAFMVLNLPPVTSFDLQSNSVINNWPAELLATYDQEGLMANSPVLRRLRSSTLPFVHETTANTDRDDSRSQLITALFERFRMTRCLYLPTHDASGLRGAISLAGDREPFTPEEIKDLCYVAIYVFDRLAEIRNMDIRVTDALTDREIDCLNWTAAGKTSAEIAEILTLSEHTVNHYLNRATKKLDTVNRTQAVAKALRVGLIK; encoded by the coding sequence ATGGCAGCATTGGTGCAGGCGGGAAAACCCCCTCGGGGCGAAGATTACATTGATGAAATTAGCGGTCTGAAAACACAGTTCGATGTTTTTCGTTTCATGAAGCGGCTGACCGAAGCCTATCGCTGCCGGGCTTTCATGGTTCTGAACCTGCCGCCGGTGACATCCTTCGATCTGCAGAGCAATTCGGTCATCAACAACTGGCCCGCCGAACTCCTGGCTACTTACGATCAGGAGGGGCTGATGGCGAATAGCCCTGTGCTGCGGCGCCTGCGCAGCTCCACACTGCCTTTCGTCCACGAGACGACGGCGAATACCGATCGCGACGATAGCAGGAGCCAACTCATCACAGCCCTGTTCGAACGTTTTCGCATGACGCGATGCCTCTATCTGCCGACTCATGATGCATCCGGTCTTCGCGGCGCGATATCGCTTGCCGGCGATCGCGAGCCATTCACCCCTGAAGAGATCAAGGATCTCTGCTATGTCGCAATCTATGTTTTCGACCGGCTCGCCGAAATCCGCAATATGGACATCCGGGTCACCGACGCGCTGACGGACCGGGAGATCGATTGCCTGAACTGGACGGCCGCCGGCAAGACCAGCGCGGAAATCGCCGAGATCCTGACCCTCTCCGAACATACGGTCAATCACTACCTGAACCGGGCCACCAAGAAGCTGGACACCGTCAATCGTACCCAGGCAGTTGCCAAGGCGCTGCGGGTTGGATTGATTAAATAA
- a CDS encoding 2-dehydro-3-deoxygalactonokinase, whose protein sequence is MARPAYIAVDWGTSSFRLWLIGEDDSILGERRSGEGMTSAAQTGFAKVLQSNLDALAAPEDLPVIVCGMAGARQGWVEAGYIDTPTSLSAILTAAVSVPAQSRDVRILPGLAQRAQEVPDVMRGEETQLLGAIAADAKGEQLICMPGTHSKWVRVVDGQVTGFSTFMTGELFDVITKHSILSHAVAGAAEMPADSNAFASAIKAGFNKPALATNLLFTARAGQLLHGLTAAGAQALISGTLIGAEIAGALSSAGQGASITLVASGRLQALYEDAFRILSLTYTTVDADAAVRRGLSAAAKAIWPN, encoded by the coding sequence ATGGCACGGCCCGCATATATAGCGGTCGATTGGGGCACTAGCAGTTTCCGGCTGTGGCTGATCGGCGAAGATGACAGTATTCTCGGCGAGCGCCGCAGCGGCGAAGGCATGACTTCGGCGGCACAGACAGGTTTCGCCAAAGTGCTGCAGTCGAATCTCGATGCCCTTGCCGCGCCGGAAGACCTTCCCGTCATCGTCTGCGGCATGGCCGGAGCACGTCAGGGCTGGGTGGAAGCCGGCTATATCGACACGCCAACGTCGCTCTCCGCCATCCTTACCGCCGCTGTCTCCGTCCCGGCTCAATCACGCGATGTCCGCATTTTGCCGGGCCTTGCGCAGCGCGCCCAGGAAGTGCCAGACGTCATGCGCGGCGAGGAGACGCAATTGCTCGGCGCGATCGCTGCCGACGCCAAAGGCGAGCAGCTCATCTGCATGCCGGGCACCCATTCAAAATGGGTGCGTGTCGTCGACGGCCAGGTCACCGGCTTTTCGACCTTCATGACCGGCGAGCTCTTCGATGTCATCACCAAGCACAGTATCCTATCGCACGCCGTTGCCGGCGCGGCCGAGATGCCTGCGGACAGCAACGCCTTCGCTTCCGCGATCAAAGCCGGCTTCAACAAACCGGCCCTCGCAACGAACTTGCTCTTTACCGCTCGCGCCGGCCAACTTCTGCACGGCCTGACAGCGGCAGGCGCACAAGCGTTGATCTCGGGCACGCTGATCGGCGCCGAAATCGCCGGCGCGTTGTCATCTGCCGGACAAGGGGCTTCGATCACTCTGGTCGCCTCCGGACGCCTGCAGGCACTCTATGAAGATGCGTTCCGCATCCTCTCTCTCACCTATACGACTGTTGATGCCGATGCCGCCGTCCGCCGCGGGCTCTCTGCCGCTGCGAAGGCGATCTGGCCGAATTGA
- a CDS encoding response regulator has product MTAEIDKAAFAAMTEDAPPDGNLQAALFDAVCDGLSSAFLIYDKNDLLLFASRQILNFFPIPPQFLQPSTRLRDFLGAMFDSGVLHHDARTKSAATRDDWISQRIASHWRERFDATEHFGADRWVRFVKRRLPSGLGVCILSDISEVKKREEQWRLDMERVQLTEDILDNLPFPLFVKDRNMAYVAVNKAFCDKYQTSADAVLGRRGIDLFSTDIANRFEESDRHVIETGEMSISRQRQIARDGIERDVVTRKQRIGKPGRYFLVATMQDLPKDGADFDEFALASQIKESSDRSYRRAYVPMAALQTAVRRPPAMETFVPENFSGRKILVVTADLAAESAALKMLAKYGFEACSVHNENEEAAFLDVASSLGIRIDLVIVDNQLGNRGLELAERQSVPALSLDGSQLATELTFLIARHFNRNIRGKAGEPVEGRAEDWQIAAGGDDRGFQILVAEDNDINQIVFSQILEGLGYRYMIAASGDEAVRLWSEHRPQLILMDISLPGLNGFEAARLIRRTEKGSGSHTPIIGVLTQAFERDRNECIDAGMDDIIMKPVSPDILETVFQKYMRSSRKAQIR; this is encoded by the coding sequence ATGACTGCCGAGATCGACAAGGCAGCTTTTGCAGCAATGACCGAAGATGCGCCGCCTGACGGCAATCTGCAGGCGGCGCTGTTCGATGCCGTCTGCGACGGGCTCTCCAGCGCCTTCCTTATCTATGACAAGAACGATCTGCTGTTGTTCGCCAGCCGCCAGATCTTGAATTTTTTTCCGATCCCGCCGCAATTCCTGCAGCCATCGACACGGCTCCGCGATTTCCTCGGCGCCATGTTCGACAGCGGCGTCCTGCATCACGATGCTCGCACGAAATCGGCAGCCACGCGCGACGATTGGATTTCACAGCGGATTGCCTCGCATTGGCGCGAGCGTTTTGATGCGACGGAACATTTCGGCGCGGATCGTTGGGTTCGTTTCGTCAAGCGCCGGCTGCCGTCGGGTCTCGGCGTCTGCATCCTCTCGGATATTTCGGAAGTGAAGAAGCGCGAGGAGCAATGGCGCCTCGACATGGAGCGTGTGCAGCTCACCGAGGATATTCTCGACAACCTGCCGTTTCCACTCTTCGTCAAAGACCGCAACATGGCCTATGTCGCGGTCAATAAGGCGTTCTGCGACAAATACCAGACCTCCGCGGATGCGGTGCTGGGCCGCAGGGGCATCGATCTCTTCTCCACGGATATTGCCAATCGCTTCGAGGAGAGCGATCGGCATGTGATAGAAACAGGCGAAATGTCGATCTCGCGCCAACGGCAGATCGCCCGCGACGGCATCGAGCGCGACGTGGTCACCAGGAAACAGCGCATCGGCAAGCCCGGGCGCTATTTCCTGGTCGCCACCATGCAGGACCTCCCCAAGGACGGCGCGGATTTCGACGAATTCGCTCTTGCCTCTCAGATCAAGGAGAGCAGCGACCGGTCCTATCGACGCGCCTATGTGCCGATGGCAGCACTTCAGACTGCCGTGCGCCGTCCGCCGGCGATGGAGACCTTCGTTCCCGAGAACTTCTCCGGCCGCAAGATCCTCGTGGTCACCGCGGATCTTGCCGCGGAATCGGCGGCGTTGAAGATGCTCGCCAAATACGGCTTCGAGGCATGTTCGGTCCATAATGAAAACGAGGAGGCGGCATTTCTGGATGTCGCAAGCTCTCTCGGCATCAGGATCGATCTCGTCATCGTCGACAATCAGCTCGGCAATCGCGGCCTGGAATTGGCCGAGCGGCAGAGTGTGCCGGCTCTATCGCTGGACGGCTCGCAGCTTGCCACCGAACTCACCTTCCTGATCGCACGGCATTTCAACCGCAATATCCGCGGCAAGGCGGGCGAGCCTGTCGAGGGCAGGGCGGAGGATTGGCAGATCGCGGCGGGCGGCGACGATCGTGGCTTCCAGATCCTCGTTGCGGAAGACAACGATATCAATCAGATCGTCTTCTCGCAGATACTGGAAGGGCTCGGTTATCGCTACATGATCGCCGCCAGCGGCGACGAGGCGGTGCGGCTGTGGAGCGAACACCGCCCGCAACTGATCCTGATGGATATTTCCCTGCCGGGCCTCAACGGTTTCGAAGCCGCGAGATTGATCCGCCGCACGGAGAAAGGTAGCGGATCGCACACCCCCATCATCGGCGTGCTCACCCAGGCTTTCGAGCGGGACCGCAACGAATGCATCGATGCCGGTATGGACGATATCATCATGAAGCCTGTCAGCCCGGATATTCTTGAGACTGTGTTTCAGAAATACATGCGCAGCAGCCGCAAAGCTCAAATCAGATGA
- a CDS encoding 2-dehydro-3-deoxy-6-phosphogalactonate aldolase, giving the protein MTTRIPFPAMKRPLIAILRGIKPEETADIVGALIDAGLTAIEIPLNSPEPFRSIEIAAKMAPADCLIGAGTVLTVDDVDRLDAAGGKLLVTPNVEPAVISRARDKGMVTMPGVFTATEALSAARAGATGLKFFPAGVLGASGITAIRAVLPPELVIAAVGGVSDKNFADYTKAGILAFGLGTSLYKPGMTVAEVAERAKVTILAYDAAVGA; this is encoded by the coding sequence ATGACGACCCGCATCCCCTTCCCTGCCATGAAGCGCCCGCTCATCGCCATTCTCCGCGGCATCAAGCCCGAGGAGACGGCTGACATCGTCGGCGCGCTGATCGACGCCGGCTTGACGGCGATTGAAATCCCGCTGAACTCGCCGGAACCCTTCCGCTCCATCGAGATCGCCGCCAAGATGGCGCCCGCAGACTGCCTGATCGGCGCTGGCACGGTGCTGACGGTAGACGATGTCGACCGACTGGACGCGGCCGGCGGCAAGCTGCTGGTGACGCCGAATGTCGAGCCCGCCGTCATCAGCCGCGCCCGCGACAAGGGCATGGTGACGATGCCCGGCGTGTTCACCGCGACGGAAGCGCTTTCGGCCGCCCGCGCCGGCGCGACGGGGCTTAAATTTTTCCCGGCAGGCGTGCTTGGCGCCTCCGGTATCACCGCCATCCGCGCTGTGTTGCCGCCTGAGCTCGTCATCGCGGCAGTGGGCGGCGTTTCGGATAAGAATTTCGCCGATTACACCAAAGCCGGGATCCTGGCCTTCGGTCTCGGCACCAGCCTCTACAAGCCGGGAATGACGGTGGCAGAGGTTGCCGAACGCGCCAAGGTGACCATTTTAGCCTATGATGCTGCAGTAGGAGCCTGA
- a CDS encoding SMP-30/gluconolactonase/LRE family protein produces MTDIHDFQGNILCNTASVLGEGPTYDPNTDTVWWFNILGKELHELHLATGKKEVHALPMMASVLARVDAERQLIATEEGLFLRDIKSGELTFYAAIEADKPENRSNDGRTHISGSLWISTMGKRAELQAGAIYHVAAGKVTKIFDQLSIPNSICFSPDGTIGYFTDTRISQLMRVLVDPLTGLPVGEPIVMVDSMEDPGGLDGSVCDGDGYIWNARWGSGFVDRYSPDGLRIERYRVPAMQPSCPAFIGQNADRLAVTTAWEGLDEDARSMQPQAGALLELGPTVKGVFDPVYKL; encoded by the coding sequence ATGACCGACATTCATGATTTCCAGGGCAATATTCTCTGCAACACCGCATCCGTCCTGGGTGAAGGACCGACCTATGACCCCAATACGGATACAGTCTGGTGGTTCAACATTCTCGGCAAGGAGCTGCATGAACTGCATTTGGCGACGGGAAAGAAGGAAGTTCATGCTCTGCCCATGATGGCGAGCGTGCTTGCCCGCGTCGACGCCGAACGGCAATTGATCGCCACCGAAGAGGGGCTGTTTCTTCGCGATATCAAATCCGGCGAATTGACCTTTTATGCTGCGATCGAGGCGGACAAACCGGAGAACCGCTCCAATGACGGGCGCACGCATATTTCCGGTTCGCTGTGGATCAGCACCATGGGCAAGCGGGCCGAATTGCAGGCCGGCGCGATCTATCATGTCGCTGCCGGCAAGGTAACGAAAATCTTCGATCAGCTCAGCATTCCAAACTCCATCTGCTTTTCACCTGACGGGACCATCGGTTATTTCACCGATACCCGCATCAGTCAGTTGATGCGGGTGCTGGTCGACCCGCTGACCGGGCTTCCCGTCGGTGAACCGATCGTCATGGTCGATAGCATGGAGGATCCCGGCGGCCTCGACGGTTCCGTCTGCGATGGCGACGGCTATATCTGGAACGCCCGCTGGGGCTCCGGTTTCGTCGATCGCTACAGCCCTGACGGCCTGCGCATCGAGCGCTATCGTGTGCCCGCCATGCAGCCCTCCTGCCCGGCCTTCATCGGCCAGAACGCTGATCGCCTCGCGGTGACCACGGCCTGGGAAGGTCTCGATGAAGACGCTCGCTCGATGCAGCCGCAAGCCGGCGCGCTTCTCGAACTTGGCCCCACAGTCAAGGGCGTTTTTGACCCAGTTTACAAACTTTGA
- a CDS encoding EAL domain-containing protein produces the protein MKSAEIPLAPVSQNELQAMAYTDPLTGLGNRYRMRDRARVLSVERASDPAPFTIGIANLDSFKPINDLFGVEAGDEILCQVAHRLKACIPDGATVTRHDGDEFAFVLPLVFERVGAEKFGQMIREVLSAPYDLGDRNVRLSASFGFAIYPFAGEQFEDLLKSAETALYRSKRRGRGQITVYSKEIAQEMKRATQLEQALRNAIISNAIDVHFQPIVSLANNLIVGFEALARWNDADLGFVSPAVFVPLAEERGFIDALSETLLRKAAEAALSWPRELFLSFNLSSAQLMDPGTSSSILAILGRVGLDPHRLELEITETAVMSSADTAHRIIADLRAAGVRISLDDFGTGQSSLGRLRDFIFDKVKIDRAFVSRINSDRASEHIIKAILAMCEGLDLQVVAEGIEDYAEAATLRSLGCAMGQGYYYGKPADSVATLRYLHENHFELGGERENA, from the coding sequence ATGAAATCGGCTGAAATACCGCTTGCGCCAGTCAGTCAGAATGAATTGCAGGCGATGGCTTATACCGATCCGCTGACCGGCTTGGGGAACCGCTATCGTATGCGTGACCGCGCGCGCGTACTTTCCGTCGAGCGCGCGAGCGATCCTGCACCCTTCACCATCGGCATCGCCAATCTGGATTCCTTCAAGCCGATCAACGATCTCTTCGGTGTCGAAGCCGGTGACGAGATCCTTTGCCAGGTCGCACATCGCTTGAAAGCCTGCATTCCCGACGGCGCCACCGTCACCCGCCATGACGGCGACGAATTTGCTTTCGTGCTGCCGCTGGTCTTCGAGCGTGTCGGCGCGGAGAAGTTCGGGCAGATGATCCGCGAGGTATTGTCGGCGCCCTATGATCTCGGCGACCGCAACGTCCGCCTTTCCGCCTCCTTCGGCTTCGCCATCTATCCTTTCGCCGGCGAGCAATTCGAAGATCTGCTGAAAAGCGCCGAGACGGCGCTTTATCGTTCCAAACGGCGCGGACGCGGCCAGATCACTGTCTATTCTAAAGAGATCGCCCAGGAGATGAAGCGCGCGACGCAGCTTGAACAGGCGCTGCGCAATGCCATCATTTCCAATGCTATCGATGTGCATTTCCAGCCGATCGTCTCGCTCGCAAACAATCTCATCGTCGGTTTCGAGGCGCTGGCTCGCTGGAACGACGCCGATCTCGGCTTCGTTTCGCCCGCCGTCTTCGTGCCGCTTGCCGAAGAGCGCGGTTTTATCGATGCTCTTTCCGAGACCTTGCTGCGTAAGGCGGCGGAGGCAGCACTTTCCTGGCCGCGCGAGCTTTTCCTCTCCTTCAATCTGTCATCCGCGCAATTGATGGATCCCGGCACGAGCAGCAGCATTCTTGCCATTCTCGGCCGCGTCGGCCTCGATCCGCATCGCCTGGAGCTGGAAATCACCGAGACCGCGGTCATGAGTTCGGCTGACACGGCACACCGCATCATCGCCGATCTCAGGGCGGCCGGCGTGCGCATCTCGCTGGATGATTTCGGCACCGGGCAATCCAGCCTCGGCCGCCTGCGCGATTTCATCTTCGACAAGGTGAAGATCGATCGCGCCTTCGTGTCGCGCATCAATTCCGACCGGGCCTCCGAACACATCATCAAGGCGATCCTGGCGATGTGCGAAGGGCTTGACCTGCAAGTGGTTGCAGAAGGGATCGAGGATTATGCCGAGGCGGCGACGCTCCGGTCGCTCGGCTGCGCCATGGGGCAGGGCTACTATTACGGCAAACCCGCCGATAGCGTCGCGACGCTGCGATATCTCCACGAGAACCACTTCGAACTGGGCGGTGAGCGCGAAAACGCCTGA
- a CDS encoding PRC-barrel domain-containing protein, with translation MTGKLFTSAAAGAIFATASVLSPMALAQQQPSTDNNTAPMTKTAPATPDTTKPAAKMQNDAKAPAPAPTTTTAQGAGYLTEQSADQMSAKTYIGQSVYNGQNKSIGSIDDLILQKQGGIVAAIVGVGGFLGLGQKNVAVPFDKITATQNAQDGSIKLTTTETAESLKAAPEFKTLSMQASEKAAKTPATAAVPGTDTTTTSSTNK, from the coding sequence ATGACCGGCAAATTGTTCACTTCCGCCGCTGCTGGCGCAATCTTTGCTACAGCATCGGTTCTTTCCCCGATGGCTTTGGCGCAGCAGCAGCCGTCAACCGACAATAATACTGCGCCGATGACAAAAACCGCCCCGGCAACGCCGGACACCACCAAGCCGGCTGCCAAGATGCAAAATGATGCCAAGGCTCCGGCTCCGGCGCCGACGACAACCACGGCGCAGGGTGCGGGCTATCTGACTGAGCAGTCGGCAGATCAGATGAGTGCCAAGACCTATATAGGCCAATCGGTCTATAATGGTCAGAACAAAAGCATCGGTAGCATCGACGACCTTATCCTGCAGAAGCAGGGCGGTATCGTTGCCGCGATCGTCGGCGTCGGCGGCTTTTTGGGCCTCGGCCAGAAGAATGTTGCTGTTCCCTTCGACAAGATCACCGCTACCCAGAACGCCCAGGACGGCAGCATCAAGCTGACGACCACCGAAACGGCTGAGTCGCTGAAGGCCGCACCGGAGTTCAAGACGCTTTCCATGCAGGCCTCCGAAAAGGCTGCAAAGACCCCGGCAACGGCTGCGGTGCCTGGAACCGACACCACGACGACCTCGTCGACCAACAAATAA